A genomic window from Populus nigra chromosome 7, ddPopNigr1.1, whole genome shotgun sequence includes:
- the LOC133698947 gene encoding LEAF RUST 10 DISEASE-RESISTANCE LOCUS RECEPTOR-LIKE PROTEIN KINASE-like 1.3, with protein sequence MHPLSTAAATSFLSTLLLFLHLTASFPPNDMNNLSNCNQTFSCGALADITYPFTGGQRPSYCGPPEFRLKCDGDSVTTLIVKSLPYLVIRVDQASQTLRLSPFDFYDDRRFTWPSNSTTFENGIFSLGSNYENLTLFYGCKNLSDSVEAKFKFPCPMSGDSEEGFFMVGDSVFGLPSTNRCQTSFRVPVLRSRAQQLQAEGSSLLVEVLKEEFDVSYSNPYSADCQKCYKHSGRQCGFYGKPICICNDQLCPEKSSNRKPLKIGVSLASVAVLVIFVGCWIMVVKQVKKRKSALVQSQGLPAVTPTSSNGLATSTNFFRATPSLANLKSDLDKGSTYLGVRVFSYNELEEATNCFDSSKELGDGGFGTVYYGVLRDGCVVAVKRLYESNMRRAEQFMNEIEILAHLRHSNLVELYGCTSRHSRELLLVYEYIPNGTVADHLHGRQSNSGLLTWPVRLSIAIETASALAYLHASDVIHRDVKTNNILLDNDFHVKVADFGLSRLFPTDVTHVSTAPQGTPGYVDPEYYQCYHLTNKSDVYSYGVVLIELISALEAVDITRHRHDINLSNMAVNKIQNHALNELVDPFLGFDKDFVVREMVSSVAELAFMCLQHEREMRPTMEEVLEVLRGIERENYGAGKGGVAC encoded by the exons ATGCACCCCCTCAGCACCGCTGCTGCCACCTCCTTCCTTTCCACCCTCTTATTGTTCCTCCACTTAACGGCATCATTTCCTCCGAATGACATGAATAATCTTTCAAACTGCAACCAAACATTCTCTTGTGGTGCCCTCGCAGACATCACCTACCCTTTCACCGGTGGCCAGCGTCCATCCTACTGCGGCCCACCGGAGTTCCGGCTCAAATGTGATGGTGACTCAGTGACCACCCTCATAGTTAAATCACTGCCTTACCTAGTCATTCGGGTTGACCAAGCCAGCCAAACCTTAAGGCTCTCACCTTTCGACTTCTACGATGACCGTCGGTTCACATGGCCATCCAATAGCACCACTTTTGAGAACGGTATCTTCAGTCTTGGCTCCAACTATGAAAACCTTACTTTGTTTTATGGGTGCAAGAACTTAAGTGACTCTGTCGAGGCAAAATTTAAGTTCCCATGTCCCATGTCAGGAGATTCAGAAGAAGGGTTTTTCATGGTTGGTGATTCTGTTTTTGGTCTTCCTTCTACGAACAGGTGTCAGACTAGTTTTCGAGTGCCAGTTCTCCGGAGTCGGGCACAACAACTTCAGGCTGAAGGGTCATCATTACTTGTTGAGGTTTTGAAAGAAGAGTTTGATGTCAGTTATAGTAATCCTTACAGTGCTGATTGTCAGAAATGTTACAAGCATTCTGGTAGGCAATGTGGGTTTTATGGTAAACCTATTTGCATCTGTAATGATCAGCTCTGTCCTG AGAAGTCATCTAACCGAAAACCACTTAAAATAG GAGTCAGCTTGGCAAGTGTAGCAGTTCTTGTTATCTTTGTGGGATGCTGGATCATGGTTGTCAAACaagtgaagaaaagaaaatctgcGCTAGTGCAAAGCCAAGGCCTTCCTGCAGTTACACCTACTTCAAGCAACGGCCTTGCTACTTCAACTAATTTCTTTCGAGCTACTCCTTCTCTTGCCAACTTGAAGTCTGACCTTGATAAGGGCAGTACCTATCTTGGAGTCAGGGTGTTCAGCTACAACGAACTCGAGGAAGCCACTAattgttttgattcttcaaaaGAACTTGGAGATGGAGGGTTTGGCACTGTTTACTATG GAGTACTCAGGGATGGGTGTGTGGTAGCTGTCAAGCGCCTATATGAGAGCAACATGAGACGTGCTGAGCAGTTtatgaatgaaattgagatcCTAGCTCATTTGCGGCACAGTAACCTGGTGGAACTTTATGGATGCACCTCAAGGCATAGCCGAGAGCTTCTACTTGTTTATGAATACATTCCTAATGGAACTGTCGCTGATCATCTTCATGGAAGACAGTCGAACTCTGGTTTGCTTACTTGGCCTGTTCGGTTGAGCATTGCTATAGAGACAGCCAGTGCACTTGCATACCTCCATGCTTCAGATGTCATACATCGTGATGTCAAAACCAATAACATTCTCCTGGACAACGACTTCCATGTGAAAGTGGCTGATTTTGGTTTGTCGAGATTGTTCCCAACTGATGTAACTCATGTATCGACTGCTCCTCAAGGGACGCCTGGATATGTTGATCCGGAGTATTATCAATGCTACCATCTCACCAACAAGAGCGACGTTTACAGCTATGGTGTGGTCTTGATTGAGCTGATATCAGCTTTAGAAGCAGTGGACATCACTAGGCATCGGCATGATATTAATTTGTCCAATATGGCAGTgaacaaaatccaaaaccatGCTTTAAATGAGTTGGTGGATCCATTTCTTGGATTCGATAAGGATTTCGTGGTAAGGGAGATGGTATCTTCAGTTGCAGAATTAGCTTTCATGTGTTTGCAACATGAGAGGGAAATGAGGCCAACTATGGAAGAAGTATTGGAGGTATTAAgaggaattgagagagaaaattatgGAGCGGGGAAAGGAGGTGTTGCATGTTAG
- the LOC133698397 gene encoding glucan endo-1,3-beta-glucosidase 14-like, with protein sequence MATCLVLLRLLFSLLVIWGSAVQIHGVELGINYGQIANDLPSPTLAAVLLQSLNVHRVKLFDANLNVLIAFSNSNIELIIGLGNEDIQKMTVPTEAENWIQQNVQPHIPQTKITCIAVGNEVFSSNDAQLMFNLLPAMKMIHNTLVNLGLDKQVMITTPHSFNILENSYPPSCGTFREDLAEYIKPLLSFLSQIKSPFFINAYPFFAYKADPTQISLDYVLFQPNKGMKDPNTNLLYDNMLYAQVDAVYSAMKTMGHTDIEVKISETGWPSKGDPDEVGSTPENARLYHSNLLKRIQEKQGTPARPSVPIEAYVSALFNEDLKTGPTSERNYGLFYPDCSPVYNIGLQDHFPTNGVVYSSAASNINALSVFSLLIFVMAYVILA encoded by the exons ATGGCCACTTGCTTAGTCCTTTTACGTCTTCTTTTCTCGCTTCTTGTTATTTGGG GTTCAGCTGTCCAAATCCATGGCGTTGAACTTGGGATTAACTATGGTCAGATTGCCAACGATCTCCCATCACCCACTCTAGCAGCTGTGCTGCTTCAATCTCTCAACGTCCATAGGGTAAAACTATTTGATGCTAATCTCAATGTCCTAATTGCCTTTTCCAATTCTAATATTGAGCTCATTATTGGACTTGGCAATGAGGACATTCAAAAAATGACTGTTCCCACAGAAGCTGAAAATTGGATTCAACAGAATGTTCAGCCCCATATCCCTCAAACCAAAATCACTTGCATCGCTGTCGGAAACGAGGTCTTCAGCAGTAATGATGCCCAGTTAATGTTCAACCTTCTCCCAGCAATGAAAATGATTCATAACACTCTTGTGAATCTTGGATTAGATAAACAAGTGATGATCACTACTCCACATTCTTTTAACATCTTGGAAAATTCCTATCCTCCTTCATGTGGCACTTTTCGAGAAGATCTTGCTGAATACATCAAGCCTTTATTGAgttttctttctcaaatcaAGTCGCCTTTCTTTATCAATGCGTATCCATTTTTTGCATACAAGGCTGACCCGACTCAGATTTCTCTGGACTATGTACTTTTCCAGCCTAACAAAGGGATGAAAGATCCAAATACTAATTTGCTTTATGATAACATGTTGTATGCTCAAGTAGATGCCGTGTATTCAGCAATGAAAACAATGGGGCACACGGATATTGAAGTTAAGATTTCAGAAACAGGCTGGCCATCGAAGGGTGACCCTGATGAGGTGGGATCAACACCAGAAAATGCAAGGCTATATCATAGTAATTTGCTCAAAAGAATTCAGGAGAAGCAAGGTACACCGGCAAGACCATCAGTCCCGATCGAAGCATATGTTTCCGCACTCTTTAACGAGGATTTAAAAACTGGTCCAACATCTGAAAGGAACTATGGACTCTTCTATCCTGATTGTTCCCCAGTTTATAATATTGGATTGCAGGATCATTTTCCTACAAATGGAGTAGTTTATTCTTCAGCAGCATCCAATATAAAT GCATTGTCTGTCTTCAGCTTGCTCATCTTTGTTATGGCGTACGTAATCCTTGCTTAA
- the LOC133698952 gene encoding uncharacterized protein LOC133698952, with protein MATLHKFKLLATQCAVTATPTQSPTTSPVFHIRRRRKTLRMLLSKNSDVRRRIPRREDESEVEEDPLPEKRVRRKLKDLFVSSPPFEEMERRSGERGGGEEVGLISGGAAAVRRGGVGGGALRPVAASLRYRLLRRAWRPVLVTIPE; from the coding sequence ATGGCGACGCTGCATAAATTCAAGCTACTAGCTACACAATGTGCAGTGACAGCAACACCAACGCAAAGTCCAACAACAAGTCCCGTCTTCCACATCCGCCGCCGGAGGAAGACTCTTCGGATGCTACTTTCAAAGAACTCCGATGTTCGCCGGAGGATTCCACGGCGAGAAGATGAATCGGAAGTAGAGGAAGATCCGTTGCCCGAGAAGAGGGTGAGGAGGAAATTGAAGGATTTGTTTGTGTCTTCGCCGCCTTTTGAGGAGATGGAGAGGAGGAGTGGTGAGCGTGGTGGCGGTGAGGAGGTGGGGTTGATTAGTGGTGGTGCAGCGGCGGTGAGGAGAGGTGGTGTCGGTGGCGGCGCGTTGAGACCGGTTGCGGCGTCGTTGAGATATAGATTGTTAAGGAGAGCTTGGAGACCTGTATTAGTTACCATCCCTGAGTAG
- the LOC133699955 gene encoding uncharacterized protein LOC133699955, producing the protein MGGVTSTIAAKFAFFPPNPPSYTVVTDESLSAVSGGFTTRLCIPEVPRKDEVDFLKLRTRRGNEIVAVHIKHPRASATLLYSHGNAADLGQMFELFVELSNRLRINLMGYDYSGYGQSSGKPTECNTYADIDAAYKCLKEQYGVKDDQLILYGQSVGSGPTVDLSSRLPNLRGVVLHSPILSGMRVLYPVKRTYWFDIYKNIDKIGMVTCPVLVIHGTSDEVVDCSHGKQLWKLCKEKYEPLWINGGGHCNLELYPEFIKHLKKFVLTIGKLKTATNGSKKTTESENQNKQSESGSSDTFELGDLPVISRNSLDSRLEKSKKPNKPEKSRMSTDRVDRFRRKGLVW; encoded by the exons ATGGGTGGAGTCACTTCAACAATTGCCGCGAAGTTCGCTTTCTTTCCACCAAACCCGCCTTCTTACACGGTGGTAACTGATGAGTCTCTCTCCGCTGTGTCTGGTGGTTTTACTACTAGACTGTGTATACCGGAGGTGCCGAGGAAGGATGAGGTGGATTTTTTGAAGTTGAGGACTCGGCGTGGAAATGAAATCGTGGCTGTTCATATAAAGCATCCTAGAGCTTCAGCTACTTTGTTATATTCTCATGGAAATGCAGCTGATTTGGGTCAAATGTTTGAGCTTTTTGTTGAATTGAGTAATCGCCTTCGCATTAATCTTATGGG ATACGATTACTCAGGCTATGGGCAATCAAGCGGAAAG CCAACTGAATGTAATACATATGCGGACATAGACGCGGCATATAAATGCCTCAAGGAGCAGTATGGGGTTAAAGATGATCAACTAATATTGTATGGTCAGTCTGTTGGTAGTGGTCCCACAGTTGATCTTTCTTCACGTTTACCAAATTTGAGAGGTGTGGTTCTGCATAGCCCAATATTGTCTGGGATGAGGGTATTGTACCCGGTCAAAAGGACTTACTGGTTCGACATTTACAAG AACATTGACAAAATTGGTATGGTGACCTGTCCTGTTCTCGTAATTCAT GGGACATCAGATGAAGTTGTTGATTGCTCTCATGGGAAACAACTTTGGAAGCTTTGCAAAGAGAAATACGAACCATTGTGGATCAATGGAGGCGGGCATTGCAATCTTGAGCTATATCCAGAATTTATCAAACATCTGAAGAAGTTTGTTTTGACCATAGGCAAATTAAAAACAGCCACAAATGGTTCTAAGAAAACAACAGAGTCTGAAAATCAGAACAAACAATCTGAGAGTGGAAGCTCAGACACTTTTGAATTGGGTGACCTTCCTGTAATCTCTAGAAATAGTTTAGATAGCAGGCTTGAGAAGTCAAAGAAGCCAAATAAACCTGAAAAGTCTCGGATGAGCACTGATCGTGTTGATAGATTTAGAAGAAAAGGATTGGTCTGGTGA